A window of Saccharomyces paradoxus chromosome XIII, complete sequence genomic DNA:
TGGTTAATACCGAGCtagagaatttttcaatgggGATAAAGAAACAGTTAGGAGGTATGTCAAAGGATCTCTCTGAATCACAAATGGAAGCTATAGAACTCTTGCAAGGCTTCAATTCTATCCTACATGATTCATTATTACCGTCCATGACGAATGAGATAGTACCTGAGATGACgaacttcaaaaatactCTACTACAAGAATGGACAGCTATCACATCCACATTAAACGAAGATTTCGCTTTGTGGAATGAGGAGATTTTCTCAACTTTTAgtgatatttcaaaaaggttGAATGGCacgaaaaataaattgGACGATATTGAAATTAGAATTTCGCTTATCCATGGAAATGTTATGGCATTGATGAAGGTATTAGATATTATGTGGAAAACTAGCAGAACAATTATAAAGTGTGGGTACGTTTCACTCAAGAATAAATACTACTGGCTACTGTGCTCTGTTGTATGGATTTGGTCAAAATACCCTGCGGCTCGGACGAATGTCAAAATAATTTCTATTGAACACTTTTACCAATGGGGAATCGTTTTACTTTCAATTTATTTAGGAGCTAGAACTGGATCATTGATTGGTTAATATTAGCGACGcaggtatatatatatatatatatataagaatAGGTATGTAGCCGCATTCGAAGATTAGTGGGTTAGATATTCTTCTATAAATTGAAGATGCTCGCGAAGTACGGTAGGACCATAACACGACGCAGACTGAAACTGCAGAAGATGTCCTACGTCACTACTCAAGATGATTTAGCTAAAAGAGTCCCAACTGCGGCACCTAAAGCTTTATCATTGAAGACGAATCAAAAAGATCTTAAGATCCTATATCATGCGAACAGGTAGTATTCACTAGGTGATAGTGGCGTACTAAGCAGGGTCATACTACGCTTATACTCATGCTCAAATACAATCGCTTACTTTGCAACAGCGCTTTGATAGCAAAGTCTCAGATACGTTTTTATAGATTGAAGCGAGCGCCATTGGACCACATCTCCCATATACCTGAAGTTCTTAATAAGACTACCATAAAGCCAGATGAACCAGAAAAATGCCTCGTTATGAAAGGAGAAACACCAGAGGTGGTTGAAAATGACCTTCTTAGTAGtaagaaatttcaagagaTTAATGCGCTTGATGCTACCCAAGAAACGTTCATTCAATACCTGAAATTTTGCAATGGAAatactttcaaaagaagcaaTAAGAATCTAaacaatttgaagaaaactttaGAAAGCAGGGAATCCAATAGTATTACAAAAATTAGTGCGGTTTTCAACTATCTGTTAGAAGAGTGTGACttagaaataaaaaggtTGAACACAACTGGCCTACGTCAAGTTTGCgatgaagaggaaagaaatgaagatgacttAGAGCAATCCATAATGAACGATATTTTCCAATCAGCAGAGGAACAATTAGGAGATCAGGAGGCTCGCAGATCCTTAAAAAATACGTCATTTCTTCTCgacattttgaaaagcttTAATGAGCGGTTTAATGGAGTGATCCAACCAAAAGAGTCAATAGTAGAAATGATCACATTCAGTCAACTTGCTCAAGCCTTTGAAGTTGTCAAATTAATACCGGTGGAAGGAAAGAAGCAAAAAGGTATTTACTTGGTTGGAAATTTACTTTATGGCACAGGGAGAGTTCGTTTAGATCCTATAAATGAGTCATTCTACATTGAATCTCTACTGATTTTTGGAAACTACAAGGCAGCATACAATTTATTTATTACTAATAAAGACAAAGTAAACGAGCGCTGGTGGAATGAACTAGGTTTAATGATCACATTAAGATCTAACCATTTGagaaatttcagaaaacTTTTAGCCGAGACAGATGTTAAGTTCCCGACAAAGTATTCTTATTTAAGCCCAAGAGTTGTTAAATTGGGTATACGAAAGTATCTGTCGATTGGCAATGTTACTGAGGCTAATGTGCTGACTGACCGATTTATCAAATTAGTGGCAGAAGTTGGAATAATTAGAATGAAAGATAAGCAGGGGGGATCTCCAATGGGagttaaaaattttcagaatGAGGAACATGCTACTGAATTTCTGAATGAAGCAGAAATACCATCGGACTACGACTATATAAGCATTGTTGATTTCCATCTttttaagaaaaacatTCCCATGGCGGCGCAACTTATCAGTAGGTACATGGAAATACCTGGAACGACGCAAGAAGATGCTGCAtttctaattttgaaaaccaAACTGAATATGttaaaagattttgaaaagctaCGCAACATTTTTGCTCAAAGCAAAGATTACGTCGTGCCAACGAATAACATCAgaatgttgaaaaaggcaTTTGAGAGCGTTATTATTAAGTATAACACAGATGCTCCAATATATAATGACTTGCTGTTTGAAAACGTTTCGGCCTTAACAAAAAGTGTTGTATTAACTGATTTTGTGGAAGAGTTTATTGCTCAACAGGCTTCTGGACAATGGATGAAACTAAACAGTGTGTCACGTTCTAAAAAGTTTAATGGATTGTTGAACATACTTCTGGGTAtaggtgaagaagaaaaagcataTAATGTCTTGAAGAAGCTAGAAGAAGCCTCCcacaaatcaaaaaagaaccCAGATTTACTTTATAATCAATTTTATTCCGAAGTTAATGCGTATCATTACGCtaaatttgttgaattttatagtcttcaaattcaaaatatgaaGGCACGAAACACACCCTCATTTAGCAAAAAGGAATGTAAGCAGAAAGTGAAGTCACTTTTAAAAAGGATGCAGCAGTCAGAGATTACTCCGAATGCTGTTTTTTTGAGAGAAATACTTAACTTTTATGATAGCATATATGACTTTAATTCAAGTTTTGAGATTATCAACCCGTTACTTGAGACCAAACAACAGGTGAGCTCTGAATCTTCACTATCAACTTCAGATCCTTCCCAATTTTATAACCG
This region includes:
- the SOV1 gene encoding Sov1p (similar to YMR066W), coding for MLKYNRLLCNSALIAKSQIRFYRLKRAPLDHISHIPEVLNKTTIKPDEPEKCLVMKGETPEVVENDLLSSKKFQEINALDATQETFIQYLKFCNGNTFKRSNKNLNNLKKTLESRESNSITKISAVFNYLLEECDLEIKRLNTTGLRQVCDEEERNEDDLEQSIMNDIFQSAEEQLGDQEARRSLKNTSFLLDILKSFNERFNGVIQPKESIVEMITFSQLAQAFEVVKLIPVEGKKQKGIYLVGNLLYGTGRVRLDPINESFYIESLLIFGNYKAAYNLFITNKDKVNERWWNELGLMITLRSNHLRNFRKLLAETDVKFPTKYSYLSPRVVKLGIRKYLSIGNVTEANVLTDRFIKLVAEVGIIRMKDKQGGSPMGVKNFQNEEHATEFLNEAEIPSDYDYISIVDFHLFKKNIPMAAQLISRYMEIPGTTQEDAAFLILKTKLNMLKDFEKLRNIFAQSKDYVVPTNNIRMLKKAFESVIIKYNTDAPIYNDLLFENVSALTKSVVLTDFVEEFIAQQASGQWMKLNSVSRSKKFNGLLNILLGIGEEEKAYNVLKKLEEASHKSKKNPDLLYNQFYSEVNAYHYAKFVEFYSLQIQNMKARNTPSFSKKECKQKVKSLLKRMQQSEITPNAVFLREILNFYDSIYDFNSSFEIINPLLETKQQVSSESSLSTSDPSQFYNRRIITKPLYHKIWSVYCHYYHVLQNNSKILSKKSSIVKKLIKRQIKTHPTCHPRVLFRMTTNNGEILPDRAFSKLIVSTFIKSGELEAVPAVLTFLTKKFDLDIDYDMSMYILKGLKRQYLRDISNISKDACDYKMRKMELMNNELILKRIPQDTDQKRILSHLIREILIFIKWKERSAYSSFLMVKDAFGELGTESTLPEELIEEVNKLKIKA